A window of Nicotiana tabacum cultivar K326 chromosome 24, ASM71507v2, whole genome shotgun sequence contains these coding sequences:
- the LOC107780435 gene encoding transcription factor bHLH47-like, which translates to MGAESPTSSAENGGIAVETSSPNGSPPSKKIQKKVPKRVHKAEREKLKREHLNELFLDLANALELSEQTNGKASILNETARFVKDMISQIKQLKRENTALLSESQYLSMEKKELQDDNSTLEAQIDKLEGEVKERVAETNLDLNLSLTETQLPQLASQVTDNFLQLPGSEHPFQQMQMMNSLYVVPLNSTPQAYPEPDAAKPAAMPTYSVKKPQARYPTPADVWPSQILE; encoded by the exons ATGGGTGCAGAAAGTCCTACTTCATCAGCTGAAAATGGTGGCATAGCTGTGGAGACATCATCACCTAATGG CTCTCCTCCCAGCAAGAAGATTCAGAAGAAAGTTCCAAAAAGAGTTCACAAGGCTGAGCGAGAGAAACTGAAGCGTGAGCATTTGAATGAGCTTTTTCTCGATTTGGCCAATGCACTTG aactttctgAGCAAACGAATGGAAAAGCCTCCATATTGAATGAGACTGCTCGCTTTGTAAAGGACATGATTTCCCAGATCAAGCAACTGAAGAGAGAAAATACAGCCTTACTGTCTGAATCTCAATAT CTTAGTATGGAGAAAAAGGAGCTACAGGATGACAACTCCACTCTGGAGGCTCAAATTGACAAATTAGAGGGTGAAGTCAAAGAAAGGGTGGCTGAGACTAATCTTGACCTAAATCTAAGTCTTACTGAAACTCAGCTACCACAGTTAGCCTCACAAGTTACAGATAACTTTCTCCAATTGCCTGGTTCAGAGCATCCGTTCCAGCAGATGCAAATGATGAACTCTCTTTATGTCGTTCCCTTGAATTCTACTCCTCAAGCTTATCCGGAGCCTGATGCAGCAAAGCCCGCAGCTATGCCCACATATAGTGTGAAGAAACCACAGGCCAGATATCCAACTCCAGCTGATGTATGGCCATCCCAAATTCTTGAGTAG